One Bremerella sp. JC817 genomic window carries:
- a CDS encoding ATP-binding protein, which yields MIPTAKSSANRLTILYVLALSAVALLTIAGQVLIQHSLERQLSDSTVINIAGRQRMLSQKITKLALQLHTTENPFERSADRRELRDALELWESSHLGLQNGDLKLGLPGSNSDVITQLYADLEPQFQSIREAATKILATPDDEIPLNQITPSLRQIMEHEEGFLSGMDQIVYAYDLEAESRVSNLKRTEHGLLIVTLAVLLLEGLFVFRPAVNQLQKMVQRLRQNAEDLKVAKELAEGANQEKTRFLAKMSHELRTPMNAILGLSEVLLRGRLVDNQKKLLNTIHDSALSLMGLLTDLLDMSKLEVDSDLKLRRSPLNPKETIEKVVDMFKHQAQQRGLELVLNMDDGLDLWVLGDENRFRQVLVNLIQNALKFTTSGRVTVDAEIQRHMAHEVWFTFSVTDTGPGISPEDQKVIFEPFKQAERDRDKHGGAGLGLSIAYRLVEAMDGRIRVVSQLGVGTSFIIEVPMARSFGDAPVRDEWEHDKSAPVEVMPALSKTHVLVVEDVDANRLVVGEMLSELAVPHQFAVSIEDGFDKMQNKWPHLILLDLELPDGDGFDFFSRLIARCLETDRSRPPVIALTAHATEEFRSKTVEAGMDGYLTKPVTLEGLRSVLQLLAGTSESNSPPAAAIHQAESEEGEVDDDPLASYPENLRIKLMVMYCENYQPQYQLLIDALSAGDPKKFSFTAHRLLGMAANFGTRKNPALKILREFDDDHIDLTHAELPKKLEDLRQHLDQLAELATRKTSL from the coding sequence TTGATTCCCACTGCAAAGTCCTCCGCCAATCGTCTGACGATCCTCTATGTGCTCGCTTTGAGTGCCGTGGCCTTGCTGACGATCGCAGGGCAAGTTCTTATTCAGCATAGCCTGGAACGCCAGTTAAGCGATTCCACGGTGATCAATATTGCTGGGCGCCAACGGATGTTGAGCCAGAAGATCACCAAGCTTGCGCTGCAACTGCACACAACCGAGAATCCCTTTGAACGGTCGGCCGATCGCCGCGAATTGCGAGATGCTCTCGAGCTATGGGAATCGTCTCATCTCGGGCTGCAAAATGGAGATCTCAAGTTGGGATTGCCGGGCAGCAACAGCGACGTAATTACGCAACTGTATGCCGATCTTGAGCCACAGTTTCAATCGATCCGCGAGGCCGCGACTAAAATTCTGGCGACGCCAGACGATGAGATTCCGTTGAACCAGATCACGCCGTCCCTGCGCCAAATTATGGAGCACGAGGAAGGCTTTCTCTCCGGCATGGATCAGATTGTGTATGCCTACGATCTGGAAGCCGAAAGTCGTGTCTCGAACTTGAAGCGAACCGAACATGGTCTGCTGATCGTGACACTTGCCGTGTTGCTGCTGGAAGGTTTGTTTGTTTTTCGTCCGGCAGTGAATCAGCTGCAGAAGATGGTTCAGCGGCTCCGGCAGAATGCCGAAGACCTGAAGGTAGCGAAGGAACTCGCGGAAGGGGCCAATCAAGAAAAGACGCGCTTCCTGGCCAAAATGAGCCACGAACTTCGCACGCCGATGAATGCCATCCTGGGGCTTTCCGAAGTGCTGCTGCGAGGTCGCCTGGTCGACAACCAGAAGAAGCTGCTCAACACGATTCACGACTCGGCCCTTTCGCTGATGGGGTTACTGACCGATTTGCTCGATATGTCGAAGCTGGAAGTCGACTCCGACCTGAAGCTGCGACGTTCGCCATTAAATCCCAAAGAGACGATCGAGAAGGTCGTCGATATGTTCAAGCATCAGGCCCAGCAACGTGGGCTAGAACTGGTGCTCAACATGGACGACGGGCTCGATCTATGGGTGCTTGGTGACGAGAATCGCTTCCGCCAGGTCCTGGTCAACTTGATCCAAAACGCCTTAAAGTTCACAACCTCAGGTCGAGTCACGGTCGATGCCGAGATTCAACGGCATATGGCTCATGAAGTCTGGTTTACGTTCAGCGTGACCGACACTGGTCCTGGGATTTCGCCCGAAGACCAGAAGGTGATCTTCGAGCCTTTCAAGCAAGCCGAACGAGACCGCGACAAGCATGGCGGCGCAGGACTCGGGCTTAGCATTGCCTATCGCCTGGTGGAAGCCATGGATGGCCGGATCCGTGTTGTCAGCCAGTTAGGAGTCGGAACGTCATTCATCATCGAAGTTCCGATGGCTCGCTCGTTCGGCGACGCGCCGGTACGGGACGAATGGGAGCACGACAAGTCTGCACCGGTTGAGGTGATGCCGGCACTGTCGAAAACGCATGTGTTGGTGGTCGAAGATGTCGATGCCAACCGTCTGGTGGTCGGTGAGATGCTTTCCGAACTGGCCGTGCCACATCAATTCGCCGTTTCGATCGAAGATGGCTTCGACAAGATGCAAAACAAATGGCCCCACCTGATTTTGCTGGATCTCGAACTGCCTGATGGCGACGGGTTCGATTTCTTCAGTCGGCTGATTGCACGCTGCCTGGAAACCGATCGGAGTCGGCCTCCCGTGATCGCTTTGACGGCCCATGCGACCGAAGAGTTTCGCAGCAAGACGGTCGAAGCCGGCATGGACGGATATCTAACCAAGCCCGTCACGCTCGAAGGCTTGCGTTCCGTGCTGCAGCTTCTGGCGGGAACATCTGAAAGTAATTCGCCTCCTGCGGCAGCCATACACCAGGCAGAATCGGAAGAGGGCGAAGTCGACGATGATCCATTGGCGTCGTATCCTGAGAACCTGCGGATCAAGCTAATGGTGATGTACTGCGAAAACTACCAGCCCCAGTATCAATTGTTGATCGATGCCTTGTCCGCTGGTGATCCGAAAAAGTTCTCGTTCACTGCCCATCGATTGCTGGGGATGGCAGCCAACTTTGGAACTCGAAAAAATCCCGCCCTGAAAATTCTACGCGAGTTCGACGACGATCATATCGACCTTACCCACGCTGAACTTCCAAAAAAGCTGGAAGATCTTCGTCAGCACCTGGATCAGTTGGCCGAGCTTGCCACACGAAAGACTTCTCTATAA
- a CDS encoding sigma-54 dependent transcriptional regulator: MTTQNYLGTKRERRVLVIDDDPSVATVVSTALSQEDVRVQHAETGAYGLQQLVQFRPDVLILDHMLPDGEGLQILGRVNRIDARLPVLFVTARNSSDLAIEAMRQGAFDFLSKPLQLEKVAEKTQQALESRRLMLMPVQLPSQVDPMIDGADHLIGQCPEMQEVYKAIGRAAAHDVPVLIEGEIGTGKELVARAIYQHGRRKDRPFVKVVCSDFNSEWLESELFGHEPNSLPGAVDRRIGKIEQCHGGTVMLEEVSAIPQALQSKLVRFIQDKTFERVGGHDPVSVNTTLLFTSSKNAERLTAEGVIRHDLYYLLNAFMIRIPPLRERGADLPKLVDHFVGQFCRVERIAQSGAVRTSPEALRLLSDYPWPGNVAELRSVLRRALIESRGTVIAGDYLRNALRDMPRSDQGLDAHVLATHVCDWEDFIQEKIESGSNDLYSDSVMEMERHVLTIILRKTSGNQAKAARMLGITRTSLRKKIHYLGLAIEEFVSTV; this comes from the coding sequence TTGACAACTCAAAATTATCTCGGGACGAAACGTGAACGTCGTGTGCTGGTGATCGATGACGATCCCAGCGTAGCGACGGTAGTCAGTACGGCACTGAGCCAGGAAGACGTGCGGGTCCAGCATGCCGAAACGGGTGCGTATGGTCTGCAGCAACTTGTGCAGTTTCGTCCCGACGTCCTCATATTGGATCATATGCTGCCGGATGGGGAAGGCCTGCAGATACTCGGCCGGGTAAACCGAATTGATGCCCGGCTTCCGGTGCTCTTCGTAACCGCTCGAAACTCCAGCGATCTCGCCATCGAAGCGATGCGACAGGGGGCCTTCGATTTCCTCTCGAAACCACTTCAGTTGGAAAAGGTCGCCGAGAAGACCCAACAAGCACTGGAAAGCCGCCGGCTGATGCTCATGCCGGTGCAACTTCCTTCCCAGGTCGATCCCATGATTGACGGGGCGGACCATCTGATCGGGCAATGTCCCGAGATGCAGGAAGTTTACAAGGCGATTGGCCGCGCTGCAGCGCACGACGTCCCAGTGCTGATCGAAGGGGAAATCGGAACGGGCAAAGAACTCGTGGCCCGGGCCATCTATCAGCATGGCCGCCGCAAAGATCGCCCATTCGTCAAGGTTGTATGCAGCGACTTCAACTCCGAGTGGCTCGAAAGCGAACTGTTCGGGCACGAACCCAATTCATTGCCAGGTGCGGTCGATCGACGCATAGGTAAGATCGAGCAGTGCCATGGCGGAACTGTGATGCTGGAAGAGGTCTCCGCGATTCCCCAGGCCCTGCAAAGCAAGCTGGTTCGCTTCATCCAAGACAAAACCTTCGAACGCGTCGGTGGGCACGATCCTGTTTCGGTCAATACGACGCTGCTATTCACATCCAGCAAGAATGCGGAACGCTTGACCGCAGAAGGGGTGATTCGTCACGACCTTTATTACTTGCTGAACGCGTTCATGATTCGGATTCCACCCCTCCGGGAACGTGGAGCCGACTTGCCGAAATTGGTCGACCACTTCGTAGGTCAGTTTTGTCGCGTGGAACGTATTGCGCAATCGGGGGCGGTGCGAACTTCTCCTGAAGCACTGCGACTTCTGTCCGATTACCCTTGGCCGGGCAATGTGGCGGAACTGCGGAGTGTACTACGTCGGGCTTTGATCGAGTCGCGGGGAACCGTAATTGCCGGGGATTACCTGCGCAATGCCCTTCGCGATATGCCGAGATCAGATCAAGGGCTGGATGCCCATGTGCTGGCAACGCACGTTTGCGATTGGGAAGACTTCATTCAAGAGAAGATCGAATCGGGGTCCAACGACTTATACTCCGACTCGGTAATGGAAATGGAACGCCACGTTTTGACGATTATTCTTCGAAAGACATCTGGCAATCAGGCCAAGGCGGCCCGTATGCTAGGAATTACGCGTACCAGCCTTCGCAAGAAGATCCATTATCTTGGGCTGGCAATCGAAGAATTCGTGAGCACGGTTTAA
- a CDS encoding alginate export family protein, protein MTHSITSWLAALAVCFGGGTPLVLHAQELVPTNSVPVQYAPVTFVTDDEISPSDMLPPVPTETTSYNMEYADVANSMEMAAPVCDAKKMAELKKKAANAYKPLFFDNDFSYLCDPCYDGCLLGEDLKRMCVGDCGYLDIGGEYRARYHHEQNMKPYLNGVDDDFLLQRLRLYANYQVNDNIRVYAEMLHAISQYETAPPRPIDENYWELQNMFVDTKLLESGNGTLYGRFGRQELLYGSQRLVSPLDWANIRRRFDGLKLYYRSDAWDIDGFLTRPIRKSLYDWDSTNQDQSFYGIYSTYKKSELGNIDLYWLGYENNSSPFRYQTLGSRVIGEKGFLLYEMEGAYQTGEYQGADHDAGFFTIGLGHQFQEVAWKPKVMVYYDWASGDSIIGNGFDQLFPLGHAYLGWMDLFARRNIEDFNVQLTAKPCEPWTLIAWWHVFNRQDTSDVPYTVTNVPYPGFTPAGSRYLGQELDFMAKCQLTPHSDIIFGYSHFFTGTYFRDQNALNPAIYDGNADFFYTQFTLRF, encoded by the coding sequence ATGACCCACTCGATCACCTCGTGGCTGGCTGCACTTGCGGTCTGCTTCGGCGGGGGAACACCACTGGTGCTGCATGCCCAGGAATTAGTACCGACGAACTCGGTACCGGTTCAGTATGCACCAGTTACCTTCGTGACAGACGACGAGATATCGCCGTCTGACATGCTGCCGCCCGTACCGACGGAAACAACTAGTTACAACATGGAATATGCGGACGTCGCCAATTCCATGGAAATGGCAGCGCCCGTCTGCGACGCCAAAAAGATGGCCGAGTTGAAGAAGAAGGCAGCGAATGCATACAAGCCGCTGTTCTTCGACAACGACTTCTCGTATCTCTGCGATCCCTGCTATGACGGGTGCCTGCTCGGCGAAGACCTGAAGCGGATGTGCGTCGGCGACTGCGGCTATCTCGATATCGGCGGTGAATACCGTGCTCGATATCACCACGAACAAAACATGAAGCCGTACCTGAACGGCGTCGACGACGATTTTCTGCTGCAACGCCTTCGCTTGTATGCCAACTATCAGGTGAACGACAATATCCGTGTTTACGCGGAAATGCTGCACGCAATCAGCCAGTACGAAACGGCGCCACCACGCCCGATCGACGAAAACTACTGGGAATTGCAGAACATGTTTGTCGACACCAAGCTGTTGGAGTCGGGCAACGGAACGCTGTACGGTCGATTCGGCCGGCAAGAGCTTTTGTACGGTAGCCAGCGTTTGGTTTCGCCGCTGGACTGGGCCAACATTCGTCGTCGATTCGACGGTTTGAAGTTGTACTATCGCAGCGATGCCTGGGATATCGATGGCTTCCTGACCCGACCCATTCGCAAATCGCTGTACGACTGGGACTCAACCAACCAGGATCAGTCGTTTTACGGGATCTACTCGACGTATAAGAAGAGCGAACTGGGGAACATCGATCTTTACTGGCTCGGCTACGAAAACAACTCGTCGCCGTTCCGCTACCAGACTCTGGGTAGCCGCGTGATTGGTGAAAAGGGCTTTTTGCTATACGAAATGGAAGGTGCTTACCAGACAGGTGAATACCAGGGCGCCGACCACGACGCCGGGTTCTTCACCATCGGGCTTGGTCACCAGTTCCAGGAAGTGGCCTGGAAACCAAAAGTGATGGTTTATTACGACTGGGCTTCGGGTGACTCGATCATTGGCAACGGCTTCGATCAGTTGTTCCCGCTGGGGCACGCCTACCTGGGTTGGATGGACTTGTTCGCTCGCCGCAATATCGAGGACTTCAACGTTCAATTGACCGCCAAACCATGCGAGCCGTGGACACTGATCGCCTGGTGGCACGTGTTCAACCGACAAGACACCAGCGACGTTCCCTATACCGTGACCAACGTTCCATACCCTGGCTTTACACCAGCTGGTTCGCGGTACCTCGGTCAGGAACTCGACTTCATGGCAAAGTGCCAACTGACGCCGCATTCGGACATCATCTTTGGATACTCGCACTTCTTCACCGGAACCTACTTCCGCGATCAGAATGCCTTGAATCCAGCGATCTACGACGGCAATGCCGACTTCTTCTACACCCAGTTCACGCTGCGGTTCTAA
- a CDS encoding CmpA/NrtA family ABC transporter substrate-binding protein, giving the protein MNWIGNWKRHFVAACVIAVVAFVGCSKATSSGPSLDELDLSSLAATAPASASGDNTQSTETKTTETFASTVGAPEKVNLKLGFIKLTDCAPLVIAREKGFFADEGLQVDVEAQPNWKTLLDRVINGELDGAHMLSGQPIAATIGIGTEAHIVTAYTLDLNGNGITVSNNIWQQMQENDPKLKSPTPPHPISADSLRPVVEDYKASGTPLKMGMVFPVSTHNYEMRYWLAASGIHPGMYTETDTVGETNADVLLSVTPPPMMPTVLEAGNIQGYCVGEPWNQQAVAKGIGVPVTTNYDIWKNNPEKVFGVTKYWNDENPNTHIAVVKALIRAGKWLDETDADGNFVNREEACRILAKPNYVGADYNVIKNSMTGFFYFQKSDKRPMPDFNVFFKYHCSYPWYSDGVWFLTQMRRWGQITEPKPAEWYHETAKKIYRPDIYRQAATALVASGQLTEDEIPSPETDGYKPPTEKGDFIDGVIYDGHDPIGYLNAHSIGNKDR; this is encoded by the coding sequence ATGAACTGGATCGGAAACTGGAAACGCCACTTTGTGGCTGCTTGCGTGATCGCCGTGGTTGCCTTTGTTGGTTGCAGCAAGGCTACCTCTTCGGGCCCCAGCCTTGACGAACTTGATCTCAGTTCGTTGGCTGCGACCGCTCCTGCCTCAGCTTCAGGAGATAACACCCAGTCGACGGAAACAAAGACCACTGAGACATTCGCTTCCACGGTGGGGGCTCCGGAAAAGGTCAACTTGAAGCTCGGCTTTATCAAGCTGACCGACTGTGCTCCGCTGGTCATTGCTCGCGAGAAAGGCTTCTTTGCCGACGAAGGTCTGCAGGTCGATGTCGAAGCCCAGCCGAACTGGAAGACACTGCTCGATCGCGTCATCAATGGCGAACTCGACGGTGCGCACATGCTTTCGGGTCAGCCAATCGCTGCCACCATTGGCATCGGGACAGAAGCCCACATCGTCACCGCCTACACCTTGGACTTGAACGGCAACGGCATCACCGTCTCGAACAACATCTGGCAACAGATGCAAGAGAACGACCCAAAGCTGAAGAGCCCAACTCCTCCGCACCCGATTTCAGCCGACTCGCTGCGTCCCGTGGTAGAAGACTATAAAGCCAGCGGAACGCCGCTGAAGATGGGCATGGTCTTTCCAGTTTCGACGCACAACTACGAAATGCGTTATTGGCTCGCTGCCTCCGGCATTCACCCCGGCATGTACACCGAGACCGACACCGTTGGCGAAACCAATGCGGACGTGCTGCTCTCGGTGACGCCCCCTCCGATGATGCCCACGGTTCTGGAAGCTGGCAACATTCAAGGTTACTGCGTCGGTGAACCTTGGAACCAGCAAGCCGTCGCCAAAGGCATTGGCGTTCCGGTCACTACCAACTACGACATCTGGAAGAACAATCCAGAAAAGGTCTTTGGCGTGACCAAATACTGGAACGATGAAAACCCCAACACGCACATCGCCGTGGTCAAAGCGTTGATCCGCGCAGGCAAGTGGCTGGACGAAACCGACGCCGATGGCAATTTCGTCAATCGTGAAGAAGCGTGCCGCATTTTGGCCAAGCCTAACTATGTCGGGGCCGACTACAACGTGATCAAGAACTCGATGACCGGCTTCTTCTACTTCCAGAAGTCGGACAAGCGTCCGATGCCCGACTTCAATGTCTTTTTCAAGTACCACTGCTCGTACCCTTGGTACAGCGACGGTGTCTGGTTTTTGACGCAGATGCGTCGCTGGGGACAAATCACCGAGCCCAAGCCGGCCGAGTGGTATCACGAGACCGCGAAGAAAATCTATCGCCCCGACATCTACCGTCAGGCCGCAACGGCCCTGGTGGCTTCCGGCCAACTGACCGAGGACGAAATTCCTTCGCCCGAGACCGATGGCTATAAGCCTCCGACGGAAAAGGGTGACTTTATCGATGGGGTCATCTACGACGGGCACGACCCGATTGGCTATCTCAACGCCCACTCGATTGGCAACAAAGACCGCTAA
- a CDS encoding ABC transporter permease subunit, producing the protein MKYKIIRILDVAGLRVFEPVVLLCYGEEPREQLKKIGLYIAIPVLVMVACVVAWDLIGPRIKTRAGEVPTPAQVVTAYDGIADFHKREYTKVADYNIEGEKREAALTKTKEEIAALDTDWEAIGAKCEDLLKSLLAKVPAEAEAKKAEIEEGWNKLVADLKSDEASATDAARRKFAYVEGISAQFVSASLTKLSDAVTKQDQVYKSDQQARAKELTAMAAKIPADDYKQKVEYVHQVNEHLVQTGKENDHMKSLRSELSERRGKSLPQVEDLRQQISKTGQKSEFLATRVNLLTDGNRQQKIDKAQSEMEDLKRKYAVASGPEMFALAQQLIQREERINTIASSEFAKPPTFFDQIWTSLKCVFTGFFIATAIAIPIGVLCGMSRVFMASMTPLISLFKPVSPIVWLPIVFFIVGAFITKPDEAWIQPSFLSSAITVALCSLWPTLVNTALGVSAIDQDHLNVARVLRLGLWDRLTKIIIPSALPLIFTGLRISLGVGWMVLIAAELLSSSPGIGKFVWDMFNNGSSATFAQMFVACGFVGVIGLLLDRIMIVFQRMVSFDGAPTGL; encoded by the coding sequence ATGAAATACAAAATCATCCGCATCTTGGACGTTGCCGGTCTTCGAGTATTCGAGCCCGTCGTCCTACTTTGCTATGGCGAAGAGCCTCGCGAACAACTCAAGAAGATTGGACTCTACATCGCGATTCCTGTCCTGGTGATGGTGGCCTGCGTGGTTGCTTGGGATTTGATCGGCCCACGCATCAAGACGCGGGCCGGTGAAGTTCCCACGCCAGCCCAGGTCGTCACCGCCTACGATGGCATCGCCGACTTTCACAAACGCGAATACACCAAAGTCGCCGACTACAACATCGAAGGCGAGAAACGCGAAGCTGCGTTGACCAAAACCAAAGAAGAGATCGCTGCCCTCGATACCGACTGGGAAGCGATCGGTGCCAAGTGCGAAGACCTGCTGAAGTCGTTGTTGGCCAAAGTGCCAGCTGAAGCGGAAGCCAAGAAGGCAGAAATCGAAGAAGGTTGGAACAAGCTGGTCGCCGACTTGAAGTCGGATGAAGCTTCGGCCACCGATGCTGCTCGACGTAAGTTCGCCTACGTCGAAGGAATCTCGGCTCAGTTTGTTTCGGCGAGCCTGACCAAGCTGTCGGACGCCGTGACCAAGCAGGACCAAGTCTACAAGAGCGACCAGCAAGCTCGAGCCAAAGAGCTGACCGCCATGGCTGCCAAGATTCCGGCCGACGACTACAAGCAGAAGGTCGAATACGTTCATCAAGTGAACGAACACCTGGTGCAGACCGGCAAAGAGAACGATCACATGAAGTCGCTCCGGTCCGAACTTTCGGAACGTCGTGGCAAGTCGCTCCCTCAGGTCGAAGACCTCCGCCAACAGATCAGCAAGACCGGACAAAAGTCCGAGTTCCTTGCTACGCGTGTCAATCTGCTGACCGACGGCAACCGTCAACAGAAGATCGACAAAGCCCAATCCGAGATGGAAGACCTGAAACGGAAGTATGCCGTTGCCAGTGGTCCTGAAATGTTTGCTCTGGCTCAGCAGTTGATTCAACGTGAAGAACGCATCAACACGATCGCCAGCAGCGAGTTCGCCAAGCCACCGACCTTTTTCGATCAGATCTGGACCAGCTTGAAGTGTGTCTTCACCGGCTTCTTCATTGCGACGGCCATTGCGATTCCGATTGGGGTGCTCTGCGGTATGAGCCGCGTGTTCATGGCCTCGATGACGCCGCTGATCTCGCTGTTCAAGCCGGTTTCGCCCATCGTCTGGCTGCCGATCGTGTTCTTCATTGTCGGTGCGTTTATCACCAAGCCGGACGAAGCATGGATTCAGCCATCGTTCCTCAGCTCGGCAATCACCGTGGCCCTTTGCTCGCTCTGGCCGACCCTGGTGAATACCGCTCTGGGGGTCTCGGCGATCGACCAGGACCACCTGAACGTGGCACGGGTTTTGCGTCTCGGTTTGTGGGATCGTTTAACCAAGATCATTATTCCTTCCGCCCTGCCCCTTATTTTCACTGGCTTGCGTATCTCGTTGGGGGTCGGCTGGATGGTGTTAATTGCGGCAGAGCTTCTCTCCAGTAGCCCAGGCATCGGCAAGTTCGTCTGGGACATGTTCAACAACGGCTCGTCCGCCACGTTTGCCCAAATGTTCGTCGCGTGTGGTTTTGTCGGGGTGATTGGTCTTTTGCTGGATCGCATCATGATCGTCTTCCAGCGAATGGTCAGCTTCGACGGTGCCCCGACCGGCCTGTAA
- a CDS encoding ABC transporter ATP-binding protein, whose translation MAILELDNATVGFGESHRRYTVLEGANLQVHENEFVAIIGFSGSGKSTLISLLGGLVMPDEGAARFKGQQMNGPGPDRGIVFQNYSLLPWLTVHGNIELAVKQVFPKMSRSERRDYIQHYIDMVSLTGSEGKRPSELSGGMRQRLSLARTLSMQPEVLLLDEPLSALDALTRSVLQDEIIRLWEEDRRTVVMVTNDVDEAVLMADRIVPLTPGPAATLGREFPVTLDRPRDRTTLNFNPEFKKLRNEITRYMMAINEEAKQLRVASELVLPDVEPIRIGVA comes from the coding sequence ATGGCAATCCTGGAACTCGATAACGCTACGGTTGGCTTCGGTGAGTCGCATCGCCGATACACGGTGCTCGAAGGAGCCAACCTTCAAGTTCACGAAAACGAATTCGTCGCGATCATCGGCTTCTCCGGTTCGGGAAAGTCGACCCTCATCTCCCTCTTGGGCGGGCTCGTGATGCCTGATGAAGGAGCAGCCCGCTTCAAAGGGCAGCAGATGAACGGACCTGGTCCCGATCGTGGCATTGTTTTTCAGAATTATTCGCTGCTTCCCTGGCTGACCGTTCATGGCAACATCGAACTGGCCGTGAAGCAAGTCTTTCCGAAGATGTCGCGGAGCGAACGGCGGGATTACATCCAACACTACATTGATATGGTCAGCTTGACCGGCAGCGAAGGCAAACGCCCTTCAGAGCTATCGGGTGGGATGCGGCAACGCCTCTCGCTGGCACGTACTTTGTCGATGCAACCCGAGGTGCTGCTGTTGGACGAACCGCTGAGTGCGTTGGATGCCCTCACGCGGAGCGTGCTGCAAGACGAGATCATTCGCTTGTGGGAAGAAGACCGTCGCACGGTCGTGATGGTGACCAACGATGTGGACGAAGCCGTCTTGATGGCGGACCGGATCGTACCTCTCACACCAGGCCCTGCGGCCACGCTCGGCCGCGAGTTCCCGGTGACGCTCGATCGTCCTCGCGATCGAACGACCTTGAACTTCAATCCAGAGTTCAAAAAGCTGCGTAACGAAATCACGCGTTACATGATGGCGATCAACGAAGAAGCGAAGCAGTTGCGTGTCGCTTCCGAGCTGGTTCTGCCAGATGTGGAACCGATCCGAATCGGCGTCGCCTAA
- a CDS encoding ABC transporter ATP-binding protein, with amino-acid sequence MSQENRFVEMYRLVKAYPNPFGDDVKVVDGFNLILKKGEVVSLIGHSGCGKSTVLTMVSGLNPISSGSVVVAGKEISGPGPDRSVVFQAPCLLPWMTAIQNVRMGVDRVYPHATRNERRQICEYYLSIVGLADSMDKYPREMSGGMQQRVGIARAIALKPNMLLLDEPFGRLDSLTRMELQDVILKILDKEKITTMLVTHDVDEAIYMADRICMMTNGPAAKVGQVLELPLPRPRNRAETLEHPLYYELRGSLVSFLEEQERHKHHKAKKPEAEQPAPGLTVTIADDEETSDVSSNVTANA; translated from the coding sequence ATGTCGCAAGAGAACCGCTTCGTCGAAATGTACCGCCTCGTTAAGGCATACCCCAATCCGTTCGGCGACGATGTGAAAGTCGTCGATGGCTTCAACCTGATCTTGAAGAAGGGAGAAGTCGTCAGCCTGATTGGTCACTCGGGATGCGGCAAGTCGACCGTGCTGACCATGGTATCGGGCCTCAATCCGATTAGCTCAGGCAGCGTGGTGGTGGCGGGCAAAGAAATCTCGGGGCCAGGTCCGGACCGAAGCGTGGTGTTTCAAGCACCATGCCTGTTGCCCTGGATGACGGCGATCCAAAACGTACGCATGGGGGTCGACCGTGTTTACCCACATGCTACGCGAAACGAACGCCGCCAGATCTGTGAGTACTACCTGAGTATCGTCGGTCTGGCCGATTCGATGGACAAGTATCCTCGCGAGATGTCGGGCGGCATGCAGCAGCGTGTCGGCATCGCTCGGGCCATCGCCTTGAAGCCGAATATGCTTCTTTTGGACGAACCGTTTGGCCGTCTCGATTCGCTCACGCGGATGGAACTGCAAGATGTCATTTTGAAAATCCTCGACAAAGAGAAGATCACCACGATGCTGGTGACGCATGACGTCGACGAAGCAATCTACATGGCCGACCGCATCTGCATGATGACCAACGGCCCAGCCGCCAAGGTGGGTCAGGTCCTGGAACTCCCTTTGCCACGCCCTCGTAACCGGGCCGAAACCTTAGAGCATCCGCTTTATTACGAACTGCGTGGTTCGCTGGTCTCGTTCCTGGAAGAGCAAGAACGGCACAAGCATCACAAAGCCAAGAAGCCAGAAGCCGAACAACCGGCCCCTGGCCTTACCGTCACGATCGCCGACGACGAAGAGACGTCGGATGTCTCCAGCAACGTCACCGCCAACGCTTAA